Proteins found in one Xenopus laevis strain J_2021 chromosome 1L, Xenopus_laevis_v10.1, whole genome shotgun sequence genomic segment:
- the LOC108698455 gene encoding cysteine-rich hydrophobic domain-containing protein 2, whose translation MADFDEIYEEEEEDEERALEEQLLKYSPDPVVVRGCGHVTVFGLSNKFEAEFPSSLTGKVAPEEFKSSINRVNSCLKKNLPINVRWLLCGCLCCCCTLGCSMWPVVCLSKRTRRSIEKLLEWENNRLYHKLCLHWRLSKRKCETNNMMEYVISIEFLPKTQIFRPD comes from the exons ATGGCGGATTTTGATGAAATTTacgaggaagaggaagaagacgaagAGCGGGCGCTGGAGGAACAGCTGCTTAAGTATTCTCCGGACCCGGTGGTGGTGCGAGGATGCGGGCACGTCACAGT ttTTGGTCTTAGCAACAAATTTGAAGCAGAATTCCCTTCTTCCTTAACGGGCAAG GTAGCACCTGAAGAATTTAAATCTAGCATTAACAGAGTCAACAGTTGTCTTAAGAAGAATCTTCCAATCAATGTCCGATGGCTACTTTGTGGATGCCTTTGCTGTTGCTGTACATTGGGCTGTAGCATGTGGCCAGTTGTTTGTCTCAGTAAAAGA ACACGAAGATCGATTGAGAAGTTATTGGAATGGGAAAACAATAGATTATACCACAAG CTGTGCTTGCACTGGAGGCTGAGCAAAAGGAAATGTGAAACGAATAACATGATGGAATAT GTCATCTCGATAGAGTTTTTACCAAAGACACAGATTTTTCGGCCAGATTAG